A genomic region of Pelodiscus sinensis isolate JC-2024 chromosome 1, ASM4963464v1, whole genome shotgun sequence contains the following coding sequences:
- the LOC102455830 gene encoding olfactory receptor 51G2-like, with protein MSAVNDTKLSSAVFLLTGISGNEDAHLWISIPFCFMYGISIVGNSVILFIIKADTSLHEPMYIFLSMLSITDLGLSIVTIPTMLGIYLFNSREISRDACFAQLFFIHSLQCIESSVLLLMALDRFIAIHDPLRYASILTLPRIVKMGLVCVLRGVVVILPLPLLLKRYRYCQSNVLSHSYCLHQEVMKLACADIRVNIILGLFTKLLTMGLDWLLIFLSYVLILKTVLSVASHAETFRALNTCVSHLCAVLLFYTPDISLVVMYRFGNSSSQALQIVLGYICLLVPPLMNPIVYSVKSKHLRVRIIRVFIK; from the coding sequence ATGTCAGCTGTCAATGACACCAAACTCAGTTCCGCAGTGTTCCTTCTCACTGGGATATCAGGGAATGAAGATGCACatctctggatctccatccccttctgcttcATGTATGGTATTTCGATAGTAGGCAATTCAGTCATTCTGTTCATTATAAAAGCAGAcacaagcctccatgagcccatgtacattttcctttccatgttgtcCATCACAGACCTTGGCTTATCAATTGTTACCATACCAACAATGCTGGGCATATACTTGTTTAACTCCAGGGAGATCAGCCGGGATGCCTGTTTTGCCCAACTGTTCTTTATCCACTCACTTCAATGCATTGAATCCTCTGTGCTCTTGCTCATGGCCTTGGACCGTTTCATCGCAATCCATGACCCTCTGAGATATGCGTCCATCTTAACCCTGCCGAGAATTGTCAAGATGGGACTGGTATGTGTGCTAAGAGGGGTGGTTGTAATACTTCCACTTCCCCTTCTCTTGAAAAGGTACCGATACTGTCAATCCAAtgtcctctcccattcctacTGCTTGCATCAAGAGGTCATGAAGCTGGCTTGTGCAGATATCAGAGTCAACATTATCTTGGGCTTGTTTACTAAGCTCTTAACGATGGGGTTGGACTGGCTGCTCATCTTCCTCTCCTATGTGTTGATCCTCAAAACAGTGCTGAGCGTTGCATCCCATGCAGAGACCTTCAgggccctgaacacctgcgtCTCCCACCTCTGCGCTGTCCTGCTCTTCTACACCCCAGACATCAGCTTGGTTGTGATGTACCGATTTGGTAATAGCTCTTCTCAGGCACTTCAGATTGTCCTGGGCTATATCTGcctgctggtcccacccctgaTGAACCCAATCGTGTACAGCGTGAAAAGCAAACACCTTCGTGTGAGGATCATCAGGGTGTTCATCAAGTGA